In a single window of the Limnochorda sp. L945t genome:
- a CDS encoding glycosyltransferase family 2 protein translates to MVHSTDPYKGVSQTEHVDRSVRTVTQVMQPRVSVIVPTKNRALTLVESLRAVAQSRMIDEVIIVDDGSEEDYGHANAEVRRFFSRERVRYYKLAKSLGSGAARNLGIEAATGEYLFFLDDDVVVMPGYLDQAIAGLHAQKCDVVGGPVLMLQPGESPDLALRRARRAPSDHRSLSRALVDFRTWKGRFDIVGDVTCEVPFVTSISVWCAWPFKEGLRFRTFPGNGYREETDLQLRAGLLGARIMYDGRLVSFHLPRTRGGQWSVSRWRWYASSVSNNWAFLVSNDGVLRKHYALHNRYVAQCLFTLRQTSVLVPPTVRRSLRALKESVLRR, encoded by the coding sequence ATGGTTCATTCTACTGATCCCTACAAAGGCGTTTCGCAGACTGAGCACGTGGATCGCTCAGTCAGGACGGTGACTCAAGTCATGCAGCCTCGTGTCTCGGTTATAGTTCCCACGAAGAACAGAGCCTTGACTCTGGTCGAGAGCTTACGGGCGGTCGCCCAATCAAGGATGATTGACGAAGTCATAATCGTCGATGATGGGAGCGAAGAAGATTATGGCCACGCGAACGCGGAGGTTCGCCGGTTCTTCTCCCGTGAGCGCGTTCGTTACTACAAACTAGCCAAGAGCCTCGGCTCCGGAGCGGCACGAAACCTGGGTATCGAAGCAGCGACTGGGGAATACCTTTTCTTTCTTGATGATGATGTCGTCGTCATGCCCGGTTACCTTGACCAGGCTATCGCTGGGCTCCACGCGCAAAAGTGCGATGTCGTGGGTGGCCCTGTGCTCATGCTGCAGCCCGGTGAGTCGCCAGACTTGGCCCTGCGGAGAGCTCGACGGGCTCCTTCTGACCACAGAAGCCTGTCCAGAGCCTTAGTTGACTTCCGTACGTGGAAGGGTCGGTTCGATATCGTCGGCGATGTGACGTGTGAAGTTCCCTTCGTAACCTCAATTAGCGTGTGGTGCGCTTGGCCGTTTAAAGAAGGGCTCCGGTTCCGAACGTTTCCTGGGAACGGTTATCGTGAGGAGACGGACCTTCAACTAAGGGCAGGCCTACTTGGTGCAAGGATCATGTATGATGGACGACTCGTTTCCTTTCACCTACCAAGGACGCGTGGAGGACAATGGTCCGTAAGTAGGTGGCGCTGGTACGCGAGTAGTGTGTCAAACAACTGGGCCTTTCTAGTGAGCAATGACGGGGTACTCCGTAAACATTATGCCTTACATAACAGGTATGTGGCACAGTGCTTGTTCACGTTAAGACAAACCAGTGTACTGGTTCCGCCTACAGTCAGGAGAAGTCTGCGCGCGCTCAAGGAAAGTGTCCTGAGGCGATGA
- a CDS encoding glycosyltransferase family 2 protein gives MASATGEPFVDVSVIIITYRNVEVAVRAIESALSAVKECGLSGEVIVVDNGSPTDVVAQLARYPVNLITLGANLGFAKANNVGARRARGRVLLFVNSDAFLSADALQCMIRNLASVSTMGAVGPLEVDAVGNPRRTWWPKPNPVLDPMRRGLLRLRVGRVEVPKQPRITVPYLPGFCVALRREAFESVGGWPENYTFYGEDVILGYKLRKAGWLQAVVTECRVVHLGGASTPETERLSRLFRSRRKMYRETHGRLGELLFLATWFILLIPTKAFRRLSTWIAQSGR, from the coding sequence ATGGCATCGGCGACCGGTGAGCCTTTCGTCGATGTATCGGTTATCATCATCACGTATCGCAACGTCGAGGTGGCTGTTCGCGCGATTGAGTCCGCGCTAAGCGCGGTGAAGGAGTGTGGATTAAGCGGCGAAGTGATCGTGGTAGACAACGGGTCCCCAACGGACGTAGTTGCGCAATTAGCGAGGTATCCGGTTAACCTCATCACGCTGGGCGCCAATTTGGGCTTCGCTAAGGCCAACAACGTAGGAGCACGCCGGGCCCGAGGGAGGGTGCTGCTCTTTGTTAACTCAGACGCTTTTCTCTCCGCGGACGCCTTACAGTGTATGATTCGGAATCTGGCGAGTGTCTCGACAATGGGCGCGGTTGGGCCGCTCGAGGTTGATGCGGTTGGCAACCCACGCCGCACATGGTGGCCGAAGCCAAACCCGGTCTTAGACCCAATGCGGCGAGGGCTGCTGCGGCTCCGGGTGGGTCGCGTAGAGGTGCCCAAACAACCCAGGATTACAGTACCATACCTACCCGGCTTCTGTGTCGCGCTCAGAAGAGAGGCATTTGAGAGTGTGGGAGGGTGGCCGGAGAACTACACATTCTACGGCGAGGATGTGATTTTGGGGTACAAGTTGAGAAAAGCTGGATGGTTACAGGCGGTAGTGACTGAATGCAGGGTAGTACACCTTGGTGGAGCGTCGACGCCCGAAACTGAAAGGTTGTCGCGGCTGTTCAGGAGCAGGCGGAAGATGTACCGGGAGACGCATGGAAGACTAGGTGAATTGTTGTTCCTGGCTACATGGTTCATTCTACTGATCCCTACAAAGGCGTTTCGCAGACTGAGCACGTGGATCGCTCAGTCAGGACGGTGA
- a CDS encoding O-antigen ligase family protein — translation MVPAYAPAVNPERLPGALIQAHRSIASLLLSAGMLTSPLALTGYQIAVGLWRIDVYEIFIGLSLVAIALYPRIRIKSPVLISGATLYMIALANTLLAISSQGGFSGVDITPVMKWTLSLLPLYLGYNVASPTAFVRLRRLLPLATSIAGLVVLWNAVSTGGSFTAFNRSEGFRLHAEPVSPNETGELLALVSLLLIASSDVPLGIRIAGLLINGGLLVLTFSRESLVTLSLGLVVMGMLNRRQAFYVILMALALPYAWPWLWNEVASQPDITNGRLLVWRSAFDAVGERPFFFLVRGLGYGQAPPIQGGNPWAHNMLLEALMVGGVPALITLIAFLAGIGHGLWKSASGQKGEQSSLRCEAARALLSFFLAYVITGAVADHLWTFWIVNTAFLGLIGMVLRMSAESRHGKARTAIYGIGDR, via the coding sequence ATGGTGCCGGCGTACGCACCTGCCGTGAACCCAGAACGGCTGCCAGGGGCACTAATCCAGGCTCATAGATCGATTGCTTCCCTTCTTCTTAGCGCAGGCATGCTTACCTCGCCCCTTGCATTGACCGGCTACCAAATCGCGGTGGGCCTTTGGCGGATCGACGTTTACGAGATCTTTATAGGTCTCTCACTTGTGGCCATCGCGCTCTACCCAAGGATACGTATTAAGTCTCCTGTTCTGATCAGCGGAGCTACCTTGTATATGATCGCGCTGGCCAATACGCTTCTCGCTATTTCATCTCAGGGTGGCTTCAGCGGCGTTGATATTACCCCGGTTATGAAATGGACGCTGTCTTTGCTTCCTCTCTATCTTGGATATAACGTCGCGAGTCCCACAGCGTTTGTTCGACTACGCAGGCTCCTACCACTCGCGACTTCAATCGCAGGACTCGTCGTTCTGTGGAATGCGGTGTCCACCGGTGGCTCGTTCACCGCGTTCAACAGAAGCGAAGGGTTTAGGTTACACGCGGAGCCAGTTTCGCCAAACGAAACCGGGGAGCTGCTTGCGTTGGTTTCGTTGTTGCTAATTGCCTCATCTGACGTGCCCCTTGGAATTCGGATAGCTGGACTGCTTATAAACGGAGGCTTATTGGTTCTGACGTTTTCTCGTGAATCGCTAGTGACGCTCTCACTGGGTCTTGTGGTCATGGGTATGCTGAACCGTAGACAGGCCTTTTACGTGATACTGATGGCACTTGCACTTCCTTATGCGTGGCCCTGGCTATGGAATGAGGTGGCGTCGCAGCCCGACATTACAAACGGACGGCTACTAGTTTGGCGCAGCGCCTTCGATGCAGTGGGGGAGCGCCCTTTTTTCTTCTTAGTGAGAGGGCTGGGTTACGGCCAGGCTCCACCGATTCAAGGAGGAAACCCTTGGGCACATAATATGCTCCTAGAGGCCTTGATGGTTGGAGGGGTCCCAGCTCTGATTACCCTCATTGCGTTCCTTGCTGGTATTGGTCACGGTCTGTGGAAATCGGCCAGTGGACAAAAGGGCGAGCAATCGAGCCTGCGTTGCGAAGCTGCCCGGGCCCTTCTAAGCTTCTTCTTGGCATATGTCATTACAGGAGCGGTTGCTGATCACCTCTGGACCTTCTGGATTGTGAATACTGCTTTTCTGGGTCTTATAGGTATGGTCTTGAGAATGTCGGCGGAATCCCGCCATGGAAAGGCTAGGACCGCTATATATGGCATCGGCGACCGGTGA
- a CDS encoding glycosyltransferase family 4 protein encodes MLYVPALKARYVPDGDAIFATAWRTAEPVYALPRTKGAKFYLIQHYETWDGAADRVDATWRLPMRKVVIARWLYDKGLELGVPASEMRHIPNGLDHDRYRLMVPVDSRPKRVAMLYNPAPWKGAPDGIKALELAKEHHPDLRAVLFGTSPRPTELPSWMEYLRNPPQDDLIRDVYNGSSVYLCPSWTEGWHLPAAEAMACGCAVVSTDNGGIRDYAMDGETAVLAPPREPEALASKLIQVLEDDALRCRLARAGCDAIAGFRWDRSTDLLEAWLVDCERLRRVCGSRIIGQPR; translated from the coding sequence ATGCTCTATGTCCCGGCGCTGAAAGCCCGGTACGTCCCCGACGGCGATGCCATCTTCGCGACGGCGTGGCGCACCGCAGAGCCCGTGTACGCGCTGCCCCGAACGAAGGGTGCGAAGTTCTACCTCATCCAGCACTACGAGACGTGGGACGGCGCGGCGGACCGGGTGGATGCTACATGGCGCTTGCCGATGCGCAAGGTCGTGATCGCACGCTGGCTGTACGACAAGGGCCTCGAGCTGGGTGTGCCTGCGTCGGAGATGCGGCACATCCCCAACGGTCTCGACCACGACCGTTACCGACTCATGGTACCGGTCGATAGCCGCCCCAAGCGGGTGGCGATGTTGTACAACCCGGCTCCCTGGAAAGGCGCCCCGGACGGGATCAAGGCGCTGGAGCTGGCGAAGGAGCACCATCCTGACTTGCGAGCGGTCTTGTTTGGGACGAGTCCGAGACCTACCGAGCTCCCTTCGTGGATGGAGTACCTGCGCAATCCTCCTCAGGACGACCTGATTCGCGACGTCTACAACGGGAGTTCGGTTTATCTCTGCCCGAGCTGGACCGAAGGGTGGCACCTCCCTGCGGCCGAGGCGATGGCCTGCGGCTGCGCCGTCGTGTCCACGGACAACGGCGGGATACGGGACTACGCGATGGATGGGGAGACGGCCGTGCTGGCCCCGCCCCGAGAACCGGAGGCACTGGCATCAAAGTTGATACAGGTGCTGGAGGACGATGCTTTACGATGCCGGCTTGCGCGCGCGGGTTGTGACGCGATAGCCGGTTTCAGGTGGGATCGCTCGACGGATTTGCTGGAGGCGTGGCTCGTAGACTGCGAGCGGCTGAGGCGCGTGTGCGGATCGCGGATCATAGGACAGCCGCGTTGA